The DNA region GATTATTTAATTCAATGAAAAGTTTGCATATACCAGCAACCTATACTATGGAAGAATTGATAGAGTTTCACGAGCGTCTAATTGAAGCTAGTGGCTTAACGCAGGGTTATATTTACTTACAAGTCACTAGAGGTGAAGCTCCAAGAGCGCATCCGTTCCCTGAACAAGTTATTCCCTGCTTAACAATGCATGTACATGAAATTAATGAAAGTCAAATAAAATTACATCAAGAACAAGGTGTTGTATGTATAAGTCAGCCTGATTTAAGATGGCTGAGATGTGACATTAAATCCCTAAATCTTTTGGGAGCCGTATTAGCAAAACAAAAAGCGAAGGAAGCTGGCGTATTTGAATCAATTTTATACCGAGACAGCGAAATAATTACAGAAGGATCTTCATCTAATTTCATGGTTGTTAAAGATGGAATTTTGTGGACACATCCAGCGAATAATTTGGTCTTAAATGGAATTACAAGGCGGGTAATTTTAGAAAAAATTTGTCCAGAGTTAAAACTAAGTTTCGTGGAAAAGGCTTTCGATCTAAATTTCGTAAAAACGGTCGATGAAGCTTTCGTTACTGCTAGCACTATTGGTGCAACGCCAGTCATAAGAGTTGATAAATTTAACATTGGTTCTGGAGATGTGGGCCCAATAACTAAGAATATTCAACGCTCGTTTAATGAGTTCATTAAACTTGAGTGTTTTACAAAGTAAAATAGCGGTGAGTAACACTAGCAATATAACTCGTGGTGCTTTATTATTGGTGGTGGCAGTGATTATTCAGGGTATAAGACTAGTACTACCACTGCCAACTATAGTGAGCATGTTTCTAGTCGGTTCATTAGTGAATTTAGTTTTAATTATTGCAGTAGTTAAAAATAATCTCTCTACAGCTTTTATAATTGCAATTTTGTTGCCTAACATTGCTTATGTTCAAGGACAACTTCTAATACCAATGCTAATACCAGTTGTCATAACAGGTAATATAGCATATATTTGGGGCATTTATAAACTTTTTTCACACAAAAAATATCTTTTTTTAGTTCCAACGTTTAAAGCTGCATTAATGTATTTTTTTACTTTTATATTGCTACAACAAATTCCGTTAACAGATATTGTAAAAAAAACTATTAGTTTTTCTATGGGAATTGCACAATTAGTTACTGGAGTTTTAGGAATTATTTTTTGGATTTTTTTAGAAAAACGTAATTATTTTAGATCTATAAAATAATAAATATGGAGGATAGAACAATGATAAGCGAATATCAAGGAATTTTGCCAACACGTCACCAAAATACCTTTATAGCTGAAGGTGCTCAAGTAATCGGAATGGTAAAAATGGAAGAATATAGTAGCATTTGGTTTAATACTGTTGCTCGAGGCGACGTTAATAAAATTGAAATAGGTAAATATACTAACATACAAGATAATAGTGTTATTCATGTTGCCGATGATTGCGCGGCAATTATTGGCGATTTTGTTACAGTAGGCCACGGAGCGATTATTCATGGTTGTACAATTGAAGACCACTGCTTGATTGGTATGGGAGCAATTGTCTTGAATCATGCAATAATCGGTCGCGGAAGTATTGTAGCGGCAGGAGCTGTTGTTAAAGAAAAAATGATGGTACCTCCCAATTCTTTAGTTGCTGGAGTTCCAGCTAAAGTTGTTAAAACGTTTACAGATGCAAGTCAAATGGAAAGCATTCATGCTCAAGCCGTAAAATATAAAACTTTATGGGCTGAAAGATATGGATTGTTACCTGAAAATGATGGTGAAAAGTATAAAGGCGAAAAAATAGTATAATGTAGTGCCCCCCAATCGTTAGATTTTTAGGTCTAACTTTTGGGGGGCACTACATTATACTCTGCTGTGGGGGTGCTTTTTACTCTTTAATTACAGTTATTAACATGTCATTTTCTGCACAACAGGCATTGCCTTCATCAGTATCAATATGAATCTCATCAGCACAAGCAGTCGACACCCTTGTAAAAACATTTTCAAATATTAAAGCTCTTTCACCAGGAAATTTTAATTTAACAATATCTTTATCTTTAATGCCGTATTTTTCAGCTGTTTCAGGAGCTAAATGCAAATGTCTCGCTGCAATTATTACTCCTTCACTAATTTCAATTTGACCTTGTGGTCCAACTATGGTTACTGGTGAACTGCCGGTTAAATCACCAGAGTTTCTTATCGGTGGATTTAGTCCGATTTTTCGAGCATCTGCAATCGCAAGTTCTACTTGTGTTTGAGGTCTTACAGGACCTATAATTCTAAGATTAGGTAAATTGCCTTTTGGGGTGATTAGAGTAACCTTTTCTTCTGCCGCAAACTGACCAGGTTGAACTAGATATTTCATTGGTGTTAGTTGAGCTCCAGGACCAAATAAAATTTCTAAATGTTCTTGTGTCACATGTAAATGGCGAGCAGATATTCCTAATTTAATTTGAAATTGCATAAAATCGCACCTCGTTTGATTTATTTTTAATTTAGGGAACTGTTTGATGTATACATTATACTATAGGAGTGTTGAAAAATAAAGTTATTGTCTTTGCTAAATTTTATACCGAAAATACTCGATGAAATTATATCATGAAAACTGCTTAATTACAAAAAATACTCAGTATACACAAAAATAGCTGCTTAAAGCATTCTATTTATTTGGCATACTGAGTATTTACTATTTTAGATTAAATTATTGTCTAGATATAACTTTGTTTTTTAGAATTAAAATATCTTGGTTATCTAAGATTATCTCTAATTTATTTTTTTCAACAGACGTAAGTCGATTATACATTAATCTTCTAATTACGAGATTATAAGATTTGTCATTACTTTTTATTAAATTAGATAACATGATGCTGTTTTTAGCATCAGTATTAAAATTTATATTTTTAGTATCAGTAACTTCTTGTCCATAAATATTCGTATAAAAAGCAAATCCTGGTCTTAGAAATTTATCTACGTATACAGGAATATTTTTATTATTAAATTGCGTAGCATAGAAATTTGCCGTACTTTTAACACTTAAAAAATTGGTCATTGCAGGCAATAATGTTTGCATAACTGTAAACATTATGATTAGACCTAAGAAAGTTTGGGTAAAGAGAATTGCTTGAAAATTATTTTTTAATAAAGAATAGATTACTAACAGTAAGGTAACACTTGTAGCCCCTACGATATAATTAGCCCCTAAAGTTAGTTCTGGCAAATAGTTAGGCCCCACAATCCAAACCGCTATAAACAGACCATAGAAAAATAAAGTGCTGAAAATTAAGCTATAATTTTTGTTATAACCATAACGATTATTTAAATATTCAAAGTTCCAAGCAAGGATAATACTAAGTGGAGGGAAGAGTGGAAATATATAAGAAACTAACTTAGTTTTAGCAATACTGAAAAAAACAAAGATAAAAATCCACCATATTTGTAAAAATAATAAAAAAAACTTATCTTGATAATTTTTATTGTTATAAGCATTATAAATACTAGAAATAAAAAAATTTATCCAAGGGAAAAGTCCAATGATTAAAACTGGAAAATAAAAATACCACAAAACTCTGTTAGTATGTTCTGCATTAGTGAAACGGGCAATATTATGTAACCCTAAAAATGTATCGATGAAAATTTGTCCATGAGTTTTATACATAAGAAAATACCATGGGAGAGTAAATAAACAATAAAAGAAAAAACCTAAATAAAAATTCCGAGCTTTAAACAAAGAAAAATTTCTAATAAGGCAAGCGTGGATAAAAATTATTATTCCTGGAAATATGAAGCCCACTGGTCCTTTTGTAAGCGTTGCTAGAGATGCAAAAATAAACATAATTGCATATTTTCTTTCAAAATAAGAAAGTAGAGTAGCTGTGAGAAAGAATAATAAAACCATATCAGTGACGGAGGCTTTAGCTAAATAAAAGAAATTAATACAGGTTGACAAGATAATAGCTGAATTAAAAGCAATATTCTCATTAAAATGTTTTCTCACTTTGAAATATAAAAACAATATTGTTGAAAGAGCAAATAATGATGCTGGAAAACGAGCAGCAAACTCTGAAATTCCGAAAATTTTATAACTGGCAATTACCAGCCAATAATACATTGGGGGTTTGTCAAACCAAAAATCGCCAAAAATTCTGGGAGAAAGATAATCAGCAGCAAGAAACATTTCTTTGGCTGTTTGCGCATATGCTGGTTCATCAGGATCTAAAAGAGGGATATTCGAGATACCCCAAAAAATATTTATAGTAGCAATTAATAATAAAAAAATAAAACGATAATTTATCTGCATAAGTTTCAGTCCTCTTTGTTAGTATTGAAGCCATTTAGTGTCAATGTCAAACCTGATTTTAAGGAAGTAGATAATTCCAAACCAGAATTTAGCAAAAGTGAATTATCAAGAACTGATTTGTAAATATCGCCTGTTTTAGCCGATTCAAATTTTATCTGGGGTTTAGTATTAGCTATAGTTGAAAACATTGCGATTAACTCTAAAAGGCTTGTCTGCTTATTAGTCGAAACATTATAGGTGACTAACGAATGAGGTTTATCAATGCAATGCTTAATAGCTTTAGCAACATCTGCAACATAGATAAAATCTCGTGTTTGTAATCCATCGCCGTAAATAGTTAGAGGTTCGTTTTTAATGATTTTTTTCGCGTAAACGCTGATAACTCCACCTTCACCACTATCGCCTTGACGCGGTCCATAAACATTCGCAAAACGTAATATAGTAGCGTTAATATTCTTTATATTGCTGTATAGAGCTAAATAATTTTCAAAAGTTAGCTTGCTGAGGCCATAAAACGAAGTTGGTTTTGCCAAAAAATTTTCAGCAATCGGTAAAGGCAGTCCATCGCCATAGACTGCTGCACTAGAGGAAAAGATAATATTTTTTACTGCATACTTAAGCATGCAACTAAGAAGGTTAATACCACCACAAATATTTATATCGGCATCAATATCTGGATTATTAATTGAATAGCTAACCATTGTTTGTGCCGCTAAATGTATCACAGTATTAATATTCTTAGTTTTAAAAATATCTTCTAATTTTTTTTCACGAATATCACATTTGAAAAATTCAATATTTGCGGGTAAATTTTCCAATCTACCAGTAGATAAATTATCTACGACTATTATTTTATACTCATTTGGAAAGCTTGATAATAGTTCAACTAGATGGGAACCTATAAAACCAGCCCCGCCTGTAATAAGTATGTTTTTGCTTTTCATATATCTGAAACTCCTTTGTTTTTGATTTTAATAGCTTTTTTCGATATTCTAGCTACTATATCCGGGCCAAAAGTTTTTATCGAAAAATATGCTCCAATAATAAAAGGTAGATACTCAACCATAATTCGCCAAACTATTGCCAAAATACCTACAGTTCCAATTGGTAATAGCGGTTTGAACAGCATAACAAATCCACCTTCAGCAATACCAGCACCGCCAGGAGTTGGTGCAAAGTATAGCAACAGGTTCAAAATTATCATCCGCCCCATAGTTACGAACATATTTATAGTTTCATCCAAACCGTAAAATAAAATAGGCACGACTGCATATATAAATAAGAGGCTTAAGCCAGATTCTAAATAGACACGAAATATACATAGCGGTTTATTGAAAAACAAAAATGTTGCTGTTTTAATTTCTTTGTAGAAAAAATATATTTTTCTTTTCAAACTACGATTTAGTGACTTGGTAAAAAACACTAAAAAATACTCTGGATATTTTGTTCGCATTAATAATACTGAAATAATTGCTAAAATTACTAATGTAGAAGAAAATAGATAAATTGTATTTTTGCTTAAACTGGGGATTAGAGAGTTGTCATAGTGTAGAACAAAAGGAATTGTTGTTATTAAAAACAAGATTGATAGAATAGTTCTAACGAGAACAACTACTGTTGCTTTACCTACAGGAACTCCAGCCTTTTTTAAAAACATAACTTGGGCTATGGCTCCGCCCGTGGCCCCAGGAGTTAAAAGCGCTAAAAAATAATTACTAAATACTACTTGCATTGCTTCTAATGGCGAAATTTGTTGGTCGGTAACTCTTACTAAATGTACAAGTCGAGTTCCATCTAAAATTAGACCGATAGTTAGACTACCTAAGGCAAAAAGTAAGTACTCCCACTTGAATATATTTATTTTTTTTATATTATCTAAATCTATGGTCAAGTAAATGACAAAGAAAGATATTAAAAATATTACTGCTAAAATAAAGGCTAGTTTTTGTAAAAGTTTTTTATTCATATTCACAAATCCTTAAAAGATATTAAGGCAATATTTTTTTCTTTTAATTTTTCTTTTACTTGAGAGCTTAGGAGGGTTTGAAGTTCTAACTCCCAGTTATATTGCCAAGCAAATTTTCTAGTCAAATCTTTGTTGTTATTTCCAGGATGAATCATAATTTCATTGGTCTCGGTCGTTATGTTTTCTAAAATATTTAAAAAATACTTTTCTTGTAAATTACCACCAGCCAACATTCCAAAAAAACTATTAGGTAATGTTAATTGCGCCGCTTCGAACTTTTTTTTACTTAATTTTGCAAATATAGACAAAATTGTTCTTCCTAAAAATCTAGCAAAAGTATAAGGGTAGTTTCCGGTAAAAAAGAAATTTTCATGCGGCAATCGAATTTTAGTTATTTGATTTTTTTGGGCTATTTTTGCAACCACATCATTAATTCCTGGTAAAACATGTAAGTGTTGATGACTGTCTATGTGAGTTAAAATTAAACCATGAGCACGCATAAAGTTTATTTGATTAGATAGTTCTAATTCTATTTCAGAGAGCTTAATTTGCTTTAAAAAAAATTTTTTAGTGAATATTAGGTAATTATCATAAAACCGTTTTGTCTTTGGGTCTAATAAAGAAGGAATAAGCTGCGGATTAGTAATAGGTTTTAATCCTCCAACTAAACATAGGTGAGCACCAATAGACAGTTTAGGGTAATAACTAGCTAAACTAACTGCTGCTTGAAAATAATCGCCCGTAGCCAGAATGCTTGTACTAGTTAAGACTCCCTGGATGTGAGCATTTATTATAGCTTCGTTGATAGCTGGATGCAAAGCAAAATCATCTGCGTTTATGATTAATTTTTTCATTTAAATAACCTTTCTAAACAATTTCAGAAATATAAGGCTTCAATAGTTTTCGGCACATTTTAAACATAAAACATTTTAACACAATAAGCGAAAACGGGCAATTATTTAAAGACCACGTCTGGAAGGAAAAGTTGCAGAACTAACAGCTATTGTGTATAATCAAAAGAAAAGATTTATTCTGCTAAGGAGATTTAATATGAAAGCAATAGCGCTGATTGCCCATGACCGTATGAAAGAAAAAATGTTGGATTTTGTAAAGACTAATCAAGGAATATTAAAAGATTATCAGTTAATTGCCACAGCAACGACAGGAAAGCTGATTAAAGATAATACAGCTTTGGAGGTACACTGCTTTTTATCTGGGCCTATTGGTGGCGATATGCAAATTGGAGCACAAATAGCTTCTGAACAAGTTTCTATGGTTGTATTTTTAAGAGATCCGTTGACTGCTCAACCACATGAGCCTGACATTACTGCTTTGTTAAGAGTTTGCGATGTTCACAATATTCCAGTGGCTACTAATTTAGCGGGGGCAAATATTTTTTTGCAGGCATTGGTGAAATAAGGTGAATATTTCCTTTAATGTCATCACTTTAGCGGTCATAATTCTAGATCAGATAAGTAAGTTACTAATACAAAAACATTTTCAGTTTGAAGGGATAAGCATAGCAGTTATTCCAAATATTTTTCACATAACTTTTATTTATAACAAAGGGGCGGCGTTCGGACTTTTAGAGAACAAACAATGGTTCTTTATTTTAGTGGCAATTGTTTTGATAGTCGCTGCTTACTATCTAAGAAATGAAATAAAAAGATCATCTTTAAATGCTAGATATGGGGTAGCTTTTTTATTAGGTGGAGCAATTGGTAATTTGATAGATCGAATTGTATTAGGTAAGGTCGTGGATTTTTTTGATTTTATTATATGGCCAATATTTAATATCGCTGATATCGCGATTTGTATAGGAGTAGGATTAATATTATGGTCAACTTGGACCGAGAGCGTTTAAATTTAGAAAATGATGTAAATATACTTGTTGAACAAGATTATATAGGAAAGCGCTTAGATGTTTTTTTAGCTGAGAGTACTGGACTAACGAGAGCGAATATTCAACGTTTAATTAAAGCTGAAAAAATTTTCGTCAATAATCATGTATATAAAGCAAATTACAACTTAAAATTAGCCGATAAAATAACTTTATTAGCAATCAAACCGGTACTTACCGATATTTTGCCTGAAGATATTCCTTTAGATATTATTTATCAAGATGAAAGTTTAGCGATTATAAATAAGGCTAAAGGAATGGTTGTACATCCTGCTGCAGGTAACTATACTCATACTCTAGTAAATGCACTTTTGTATCACTGTAAAGATTTATCCGGCATAAATGGTGAATTGCGACCCGGAATAGTTCATCGACTAGATAAAGATACATCTGGGCTGATGGTAGTAGCTAAGAGGGATTTAGCGCACGTAAGCTTAGCAAAACAAATTGAAACTAAGACAGCTATTAGGATTTATTTGGCTTTAGTCTTCGGAAATGTTAAAGCAGATGCAGGTGAAATTAATTTACCAATTGGCAGAGACGAAAAAAACCGAAAAAAAATGGCAATAACTTACAAAAACTCCAAACCTGCCTATACTACTTACAAAGTTTTAGAACGTTTTGGTGATTATACGTTAATATCCTGTAAATTACATACAGGCAGAACACACCAAATTAGAGTTCACTTGAGTCATCTGGGACATCCACTTGTAGGAGATGAAAAATATACAAGTCGCAAAAACAAATTCGGGATAAGTGGACAAATGTTACACTCTGCATTATTGATGCTTAAGCATCCATTGAAAAATGAAAATTTAGTTTGTACTGCTAAGTTACCTACTGAATTTTTAAAAGTACTAAAAATATTAAGAAATAAAAAGGTAACTAAGTAAAAGGAGCGAAAAACATGATAGAGAAAAATGTAATTATGGATAAAGCGGCAATCAAAAGAGCTTTGACAAGAGTGGCACACGAAATTTTGGAAAAAAATAAAGGTGTAGAAGATATTGTTTTATTGGGAATTCGTTCCAGGGGAGTTCCCTTGGCGAGCAGAATTGCAGAATTAATTAAAAATATTGAGGGGAAAGTTATTCCAGTGGGTTCATTAGATATAACCATGTATCGTGATGATCTATCCCGCTTAGACTATCAACCAATTGTTAATGCTACACATATTAATTTTAATATTGATAATAAAAAAGTTATTTTGGTAGATGATGTTCTCTATACTGGTCGAACAACTCGCGCTGCTATGGATGCTGTTATGGATTATGGACGTCCTCAAAATATACAACTAGCCGTTTTAATTGATCGTGGTCATCGTGAATTGCCAATTCGAGCTGATTATATTGGCAAAAATGTGCCTAGTGCTCAGAAAGAGATTATTACTGTCTTTCTTGAAGATATAGATTTAAATGAAGCTGAAAGAGTTGTTATTTCTCAATAAATCATAATATGTGGGAAGTGAGATAGTGCCGGAAATTAAATCTGAAACAGAAATTATGTATCATGTTGGGTTATCTAAAGAGATGCTAAGTGGAGCTAAATACGCTGTACTTCCAGGGGATCCAGGCAGGGTTGAAAAAATTTGTCAAAAATTAGGGCATAAATATATTGCACTCAATTTTAATCGTGAATACAAAAGCATGCTTGTCTATCTAAATGAAGAACCAGTTTTGGTTTGTTCTACAGGAATGGGAGGACCATCGGTAGCTATTTGCTTGGAAGAATTAACTAGTTTAGGTATAAAAAAATTTATTAGAGTGGGTACAACTGGAGCGATTCAAGAGCGGATCAAAATGGGAGATGTTATAATCAATAATGCTGCGATTAGATTAGATGGCACATCAACCCATTATGCGCCCTTAGAGTATCCTGCTATAGCCGATGTACACTTAACACAAGCCTTTATGAATGTGGCTCGCGAACAAGCGATAAATTTCCATGTTGGGATAAGTGTTTCATCGGATAGCTTTTGGCCAGGGCAAGAACGTTATAATAGTTTTACTGGTTATGTTTTACGCAAGTTTCAAGGTAGTTTGCAAGAATGGAAAAACTTGGGTGCATTAAACTACGAGATGGAAACAGCGACGCTCTTCACAGTAGGGCAAGTTTTTGCTGTACAAACTATAGCAATTTGTTTAGTTGTTGCTAAAAGAGATGAAAGCGAGAGTGTGCTGTCTAAGATCCATTGGTCTAATTCAGAAAACCAAATGTATATTTTTTTAAAAAGCGCTTTATTGTACTGTCTAAAAAATAATATTTAAAGGTTAAACTTAAAGCAGGAAAAGTGAAGATTATAGCGAATATGTAAGATAGAGGATAGCAACATCAAATAAATCTATATCTGAAGGAGTGATAATGGTATGCAAGAAGAAAAAATTGATATCCTAAAAGTTTCGTCTAAATCTAATCCTAGTTCAGTAGCTGGAGCTTTGGCCGGAGTGTTAAAGACAAAAAATTCAGTAGAAATTCAAGCTATTGGTGCAGGAGCTTTAAATCAATCTATAAAAGCAGTAGCAATTGCAAGGGGGTTTGTTGCTCCTCATGGCATAGATTTGATTTGTGTGCCTGCTTTTGCAGAAGTGATAATTGATGGCGAAGAGCGTACTGCAATTAAATTGATTGTTGAACCTAGATAAATAAAGCAGCACCCCCCGAAAATATTTTAGGGGGGTTTTTAATATTAAATTACTATTTTTTTATGGAGGTCAAATAAAAAATGAAAATTAATTTAGCGGATAAAATTACAACACAAGACACCATCGCGGTAGGTATATGGAAAAGCATTAGTGGCGATTGCAATTATAATCAAGAGTTACCTAAAGAAATTTTAGATATTGTTAAATATACTTTGAATCATGAGTTAGAGTCTTATAAGGAAACATATCAAAAAATATTTTGCTTGAAAAAAGGGCGTGGTTTTGTAAAAATATTAGTCTGGGGTCTAGGAGAACAGACTGAAGATATCAGTGTTTCTTTAAGAAACGCAGCAGCAAATCTAGTTAGATTTTGTATTAAAGAAAAACTTCAAAATTTAAGTTGTATTTTGCCAAATAATGAATTACTATTTTTTGATTATAACTTTCAAGCGTTATTAGAAGGATTTTATTTAGGAAACTACTGTTTTGATCAGTATAAAAGTAAAAAAGAAATATCTAAATTGCAAACACTCACTATCGCTGCTAAAACTGTTCCAGTTGAAAATTTTTCAACTATTAACAAAACAGCAGAAATTTTAAGTAAAAATGTTATTTTAGCTCGCGATTTGACTAATATGCCGGCAAATGAGTTAAATCCTAAAAAAATTGCTAAATTAGCTGAAAAAATGGTAAAAAAATTGCCGCTAAAAATTAATGTTTTATCAGAAAAAGAATTACAAAAAAACAACCTTAATGCTTTGTTAGCAGTAGCAAGCGGCTCAACCAATAGCCCTTATATGATAGTTTTAAATTATCAAGGAGCCCCTGAAAACAAAGAAGTTTTAGGATTAGTTGGTAAAGGGGTAACTTTTGATAGTGGTGGAATAAGTTTAAAGCCAGCAGAAGGAATGCAAGAAATGAAAGACGATATGGCTGGTGCAGCAACAGTTTTAGGCTCAATCCTAGCTATTGCTGAACTAGGGCTATCATGCAATGTTTTAGCAGTAATCCCTTGTGTCGAAAACATGCCATCAGGAAATGCTTATCGACCTGGCGACATAATTACAGCTATGAATGGAAAAACTATAGAAATTATTAGCACCGATGCTGAAGGTCGGTTGATTTTAGCTGATGCCCTTTGCTATGCTGAAAATTTTGGGGCTACAAAAATAATAGATGTTGCCACTTTAACTGGAGCGTGTATGGTTGCATTAGGGCAGGTATATGCAGGTAGCATTACTAATAGTATGGAATTTCATGATTTGTTATCTACGGCAAGTAAAAAAACAGATGAGAAATTATGGTTGATGCCTAACGATCAAGAATATAAGAAATTACTTAAAAGCGAATTTGCAGATTTGAAAAATAGTGGTGGTAGATTTGCAGGTATGATTAGTGCCGGATTATTTTTGGAGGAATTTGTGAGTAAAAATTGGATTCACATTGATATTGCACCCACGGCAACTGTGCCTGAAAACAATGGCTATATAAGTAAGGGAGCAACTGGTTATGGTGTGCGCTTATTGGTACAATTAGTGCAAGAGGTTTTCAAATGCTAACAGATTTACATATGCATACTAATTGTTCCGATGGTAATTTAGAGCCAGAGGAACTGGTATTGGCGGCTGTCAACAATGGTTTATCAGTTATATCCATAACAGATCATGATGTTGTAAAAGCTTACGATTTAGCCCAAAAATTTATCATGAACCAAAAATTACCTTT from Succinispira mobilis DSM 6222 includes:
- the pyrR gene encoding bifunctional pyr operon transcriptional regulator/uracil phosphoribosyltransferase PyrR, whose protein sequence is MIEKNVIMDKAAIKRALTRVAHEILEKNKGVEDIVLLGIRSRGVPLASRIAELIKNIEGKVIPVGSLDITMYRDDLSRLDYQPIVNATHINFNIDNKKVILVDDVLYTGRTTRAAMDAVMDYGRPQNIQLAVLIDRGHRELPIRADYIGKNVPSAQKEIITVFLEDIDLNEAERVVISQ
- the udp gene encoding uridine phosphorylase, producing the protein MYHVGLSKEMLSGAKYAVLPGDPGRVEKICQKLGHKYIALNFNREYKSMLVYLNEEPVLVCSTGMGGPSVAICLEELTSLGIKKFIRVGTTGAIQERIKMGDVIINNAAIRLDGTSTHYAPLEYPAIADVHLTQAFMNVAREQAINFHVGISVSSDSFWPGQERYNSFTGYVLRKFQGSLQEWKNLGALNYEMETATLFTVGQVFAVQTIAICLVVAKRDESESVLSKIHWSNSENQMYIFLKSALLYCLKNNI
- a CDS encoding stage V sporulation protein S; translation: MDILKVSSKSNPSSVAGALAGVLKTKNSVEIQAIGAGALNQSIKAVAIARGFVAPHGIDLICVPAFAEVIIDGEERTAIKLIVEPR
- a CDS encoding leucyl aminopeptidase codes for the protein MKINLADKITTQDTIAVGIWKSISGDCNYNQELPKEILDIVKYTLNHELESYKETYQKIFCLKKGRGFVKILVWGLGEQTEDISVSLRNAAANLVRFCIKEKLQNLSCILPNNELLFFDYNFQALLEGFYLGNYCFDQYKSKKEISKLQTLTIAAKTVPVENFSTINKTAEILSKNVILARDLTNMPANELNPKKIAKLAEKMVKKLPLKINVLSEKELQKNNLNALLAVASGSTNSPYMIVLNYQGAPENKEVLGLVGKGVTFDSGGISLKPAEGMQEMKDDMAGAATVLGSILAIAELGLSCNVLAVIPCVENMPSGNAYRPGDIITAMNGKTIEIISTDAEGRLILADALCYAENFGATKIIDVATLTGACMVALGQVYAGSITNSMEFHDLLSTASKKTDEKLWLMPNDQEYKKLLKSEFADLKNSGGRFAGMISAGLFLEEFVSKNWIHIDIAPTATVPENNGYISKGATGYGVRLLVQLVQEVFKC